The following proteins are co-located in the Thermoplasmata archaeon genome:
- a CDS encoding BlaI/MecI/CopY family transcriptional regulator encodes MNNYGIRKNETVLIEYLSLTPNPLTVESLAKKTRYSRSTISLILYRLCKQKVVNRKKIGKKYMYTLNNDFLINLDVYLNKRLKIKTIKLKKSLESIQDNIQHKKEKLVNELNKFENYLNGYR; translated from the coding sequence ATGAATAATTATGGAATAAGAAAAAATGAGACTGTTTTGATTGAATATTTGAGTTTAACACCAAATCCGCTCACTGTAGAGAGCCTGGCAAAAAAGACGAGATACAGCAGATCTACTATATCTTTAATATTATATAGACTTTGTAAACAGAAGGTTGTTAATAGAAAAAAGATTGGAAAAAAATATATGTATACTCTAAACAATGATTTTCTTATAAATCTTGACGTTTATCTTAATAAACGTTTAAAGATCAAAACTATCAAGCTGAAAAAATCATTAGAATCAATACAGGATAATATACAGCACAAAAAAGAAAAATTGGTAAATGAACTAAATAAATTTGAAAATTATCTAAATGGATATAGGTGA